A window of the Streptomyces sp. NBC_00250 genome harbors these coding sequences:
- a CDS encoding carbohydrate ABC transporter permease, translating to MAAPRSFLWTRRIFLTLLTAFVVLPVYVMVSSSLKPLEDVSGKFEWIPSGLTLRPYFDIWETVPLADYFVNSIVVAGAATVCSVVVAIFAAYAVSRYTFRGKRVFTVTVLSTQMFPGILFLLPLFLIYVNIGNATGIALFGSREGLILTYLTFSLPFSIWMLTGYFDSIPRELDEAAKVDGCGPLSALFRVIVPAASPGIIAVAVYAFMTAWGEVLFASVMTNDTTRTLAVGLQGYATQNDVYWNQVMAASLVVSVPVVVGFLLLQRYLVAGLTAGAVK from the coding sequence ATGGCGGCACCCCGCTCGTTCCTCTGGACCCGGCGGATCTTCCTCACCCTGCTCACCGCCTTCGTGGTGCTGCCGGTGTACGTCATGGTCTCCAGCTCCCTGAAGCCGCTGGAGGACGTCTCGGGGAAGTTCGAGTGGATCCCCTCCGGGCTCACGCTCCGCCCGTACTTCGACATCTGGGAAACCGTCCCGCTCGCCGACTACTTCGTGAACTCGATCGTGGTCGCGGGCGCGGCCACGGTGTGCTCGGTGGTGGTCGCGATCTTCGCCGCGTACGCCGTCAGCCGCTACACCTTCCGCGGCAAGCGGGTCTTCACGGTCACGGTGCTGTCCACCCAGATGTTCCCCGGCATCCTCTTCCTGCTGCCGCTCTTCCTCATCTACGTCAACATCGGCAACGCCACCGGCATCGCCCTCTTCGGCTCCCGGGAAGGCCTGATCCTCACCTATCTGACCTTCTCGCTGCCGTTCTCCATCTGGATGCTGACCGGCTACTTCGACTCGATCCCGCGCGAGCTCGACGAGGCCGCCAAGGTCGACGGCTGCGGGCCGCTCAGCGCGCTGTTCCGCGTGATCGTCCCGGCCGCGTCCCCCGGCATCATCGCCGTCGCCGTCTACGCCTTCATGACCGCCTGGGGCGAGGTCCTCTTCGCCTCCGTCATGACCAACGACACCACCCGCACCCTCGCCGTCGGTCTCCAGGGGTACGCCACCCAGAACGACGTCTACTGGAACCAGGTGATGGCCGCCTCCCTCGTGGTGAGCGTCCCCGTCGTCGTCGGCTTCCTGCTCCTCCAGCGCTATCTCGTCGCCGGCCTCACCGCAGGTGCGGTCAAGTGA
- a CDS encoding carbohydrate ABC transporter permease, with the protein MTETAVAHPTEPAVRKATPGEARAPRRSGRRRIALPYLLLLPALLLELLVHLVPMLMGIAMSFKELTQFYIRNWGEAPWSGFDNYTVAIDFDAPVGQALLKSFLTTCLFTVLSVGLCWFLGTAAAIFLQENFKGRGFLRTLFLVPYALPVYAAVITWAFMFQRDNGLINHVLHDQLGIGDSPAFWLIGDNAFWTLLVVSVWKGWPFAFLTVMAGLQNIPRDMYEAAALDGAGVWKQIRHITLPSLRSVNQVLVLVLFLWTFNDFNTPFVLFGKAAPEAADLISLHIYQSSFQTWNFGTGSAMSVLLLLFLLVVTGVYLLLTSRGRKTSDV; encoded by the coding sequence ATGACCGAAACCGCCGTCGCTCACCCGACCGAGCCGGCGGTGCGCAAGGCCACACCCGGAGAGGCACGCGCACCACGCCGCTCCGGGCGTCGCCGCATCGCACTGCCCTACCTGCTGCTCCTGCCCGCCCTGCTCCTCGAACTCCTCGTCCACCTCGTGCCGATGCTCATGGGCATCGCCATGAGCTTCAAGGAGCTCACCCAGTTCTACATCCGGAACTGGGGCGAGGCTCCCTGGTCGGGTTTCGACAACTACACCGTCGCGATCGACTTCGACGCCCCCGTCGGGCAGGCGCTCCTGAAGTCCTTCCTGACGACGTGTCTGTTCACCGTCCTCTCCGTGGGGCTGTGCTGGTTCCTCGGAACGGCCGCCGCGATCTTCCTCCAGGAGAACTTCAAGGGCCGCGGCTTCCTGCGGACCCTGTTCCTGGTCCCGTACGCCCTGCCCGTCTACGCCGCCGTCATCACCTGGGCGTTCATGTTCCAGCGGGACAACGGCCTCATCAACCACGTCCTCCACGACCAGCTCGGCATCGGCGACAGCCCCGCCTTCTGGCTCATCGGCGACAACGCCTTCTGGACCCTGCTCGTCGTCTCCGTGTGGAAGGGCTGGCCCTTCGCCTTCCTCACCGTCATGGCCGGCCTGCAGAACATCCCGCGGGACATGTACGAGGCGGCGGCGCTCGACGGCGCCGGCGTCTGGAAGCAGATCCGGCACATCACCCTGCCGTCGCTGCGCTCCGTCAACCAGGTCCTCGTGCTCGTCCTGTTCCTCTGGACGTTCAACGACTTCAACACGCCGTTCGTGCTCTTCGGCAAGGCGGCGCCCGAGGCAGCGGACCTGATCTCGCTCCACATCTACCAGTCGTCCTTCCAGACCTGGAACTTCGGCACCGGCTCGGCCATGTCCGTGCTCCTGCTGCTCTTCCTCCTCGTCGTCACGGGCGTCTACCTCCTGCTCACCAGCCGCGGAAGGAAGACCTCCGATGTCTGA